A region of uncultured Carboxylicivirga sp. DNA encodes the following proteins:
- a CDS encoding DUF559 domain-containing protein, whose protein sequence is MSQENFDNLFYGANATVRQYAKDLRSQMTPAEKVLWFELRSRKLKGLKFRRQHPINCFIADFYCHENKLVIEIDGEIHKYQKQYDINRTAELERYGITVIRFENEEVLFHVSKVLRRIVEVVDEIPKY, encoded by the coding sequence ATGTCTCAAGAGAATTTTGATAACCTGTTTTATGGTGCAAATGCTACTGTTAGGCAATATGCTAAAGATTTACGTTCTCAAATGACTCCTGCTGAAAAAGTTTTATGGTTTGAACTACGAAGTAGAAAATTGAAAGGTCTAAAATTTAGGCGACAACATCCAATCAATTGCTTTATTGCTGATTTCTATTGTCACGAAAACAAATTGGTAATTGAGATAGATGGTGAGATTCATAAATATCAGAAACAATATGATATCAATAGAACTGCTGAATTAGAACGTTACGGAATAACAGTTATTCGATTTGAAAATGAAGAAGTATTATTTCATGTTTCAAAGGTGCTAAGGAGGATAGTTGAGGTTGTAGATGAGATTCCCAAATACTAA
- the purH gene encoding bifunctional phosphoribosylaminoimidazolecarboxamide formyltransferase/IMP cyclohydrolase: MNTLKKVKSALVSVFHKDGLDEIIKTLHEQGVTIYSTGGTQAFIESLDVPCERVEDLTSYPSILGGRVKTLHPKVFGGILARRDNESDLEQLAQYEIPEIDLVIVDLYPFEATVASGAPLQDIIEKIDIGGISLIRGAAKNYKDVIIVPSKDQYADLLTILKEKNGESTLEERMQFAAAAFGVSSHYDSAISNFFNKDKDDMERISLNNGDVLRYGENPHQKATVYKFNNTKQGAALADAKVLQGKALSYNNMLDADAAWKSASDAYHSVTHLEKKTAVSVIKHLNPCGLAVSDDIMKSLELAWAGDPISAFGGIICFTDTVDATIADWFAKRFVEIIIAPEFTNEALEIFAKKKNLRLLETPIKEAITGEKLIRSVSGGILVQDEDEGVDEKFETVTKRQFADNKMNLAKFGITACKHLKSNAIALVTENEDGAFWLTGAGMGQPNRLDSLRHLTIPRFNLKEGIDIKEAVLISDAFFPFRDSIEAANEYGVKYIVEPGGSIRDEEVIEACNEFDMAMIFTGKRHFKH, from the coding sequence ATGAATACGTTAAAAAAGGTCAAATCGGCATTGGTATCTGTCTTTCACAAAGACGGTTTGGATGAAATTATTAAGACTTTACACGAGCAGGGAGTAACTATTTACTCTACTGGTGGAACGCAAGCTTTTATCGAAAGTTTAGATGTTCCTTGTGAGCGTGTAGAAGATCTTACAAGTTACCCATCTATTTTAGGTGGTAGAGTAAAAACATTACACCCTAAAGTATTTGGTGGAATATTGGCTCGTCGTGATAACGAGAGTGATTTGGAGCAATTGGCTCAATACGAAATTCCTGAAATTGACCTTGTAATTGTTGATTTATATCCATTCGAAGCTACCGTTGCTTCAGGTGCTCCATTACAGGATATTATCGAAAAAATTGATATCGGTGGAATCTCATTAATCAGAGGTGCTGCTAAAAACTATAAGGATGTAATCATCGTTCCGTCAAAAGATCAATATGCTGATTTATTAACCATCCTTAAAGAAAAGAACGGAGAATCAACTTTAGAAGAGCGTATGCAATTTGCTGCTGCTGCTTTTGGTGTTTCTTCGCATTACGATTCTGCCATCTCCAACTTCTTTAATAAAGACAAAGATGATATGGAGCGCATCAGCCTGAATAATGGTGATGTACTTCGTTATGGCGAGAATCCACATCAAAAAGCAACTGTTTATAAATTCAATAACACTAAGCAAGGTGCTGCTTTAGCTGATGCCAAAGTATTACAGGGAAAAGCGTTGTCATATAACAACATGTTGGATGCTGATGCTGCCTGGAAATCGGCGAGCGATGCTTACCATTCGGTAACACACCTTGAGAAAAAAACGGCAGTTTCAGTTATCAAACACTTAAATCCATGCGGTTTAGCTGTAAGTGATGATATTATGAAGTCGTTGGAACTGGCTTGGGCTGGCGATCCAATCTCTGCTTTTGGTGGAATCATTTGCTTTACCGATACAGTTGATGCAACCATCGCCGATTGGTTTGCAAAACGATTTGTAGAAATTATCATTGCGCCTGAGTTTACCAACGAGGCATTAGAAATATTTGCTAAGAAGAAAAATCTTCGTTTGCTTGAAACTCCTATCAAGGAAGCTATCACTGGCGAAAAACTGATCCGTTCCGTGAGTGGAGGTATTTTGGTTCAGGATGAAGATGAAGGTGTTGACGAGAAATTCGAGACCGTTACCAAACGTCAGTTTGCCGATAACAAGATGAATCTGGCTAAATTCGGAATCACAGCTTGTAAGCACCTTAAGAGTAACGCCATTGCTTTAGTAACCGAAAACGAAGACGGTGCATTCTGGCTAACCGGAGCCGGTATGGGGCAACCTAACCGACTTGACAGCTTGCGTCATTTGACTATTCCTCGCTTTAATCTGAAGGAAGGAATCGACATTAAAGAAGCTGTTCTGATTTCAGATGCATTCTTCCCATTCCGCGACAGTATTGAGGCTGCCAACGAATACGGTGTAAAATACATTGTTGAACCCGGAGGAAGTATTCGCGATGAAGAGGTTATCGAAGCTTGTAACGAGTTTGACATGGCCATGATTTTTACAGGAAAAAGACACTTTAAACATTAA
- a CDS encoding rod shape-determining protein yields MGLFSFLSQEIAIDLGTANTIIISGDKIVVDEPSIVALNRKTDKLEAIGERARQMHGKTHDNIYTIRPLRDGVIADFNAAEQMIRGMIKMTNNKSRLFTPSLTMVVCIPSGSTEVEIRAVRDSSEHAGGREVYMIYEPMAAALGIGLDVEAPEGNMVVDIGGGTTEIAVISLGGIVTNKSIRIAGDDLTADIMEYMRRQHNIKVGERTAEEIKIQVGSALPELENPPEDFIVQGPNQMTALPIEVPVSYQEISHCLEKSISKIETAVLSALEQTPPELYSDIVKNGIFLAGGGALLRGLDKRLSDKINIPFHIAEDPLHAVARGTGIALKNRHRVLPYLIK; encoded by the coding sequence ATGGGACTATTTTCATTCTTGTCGCAAGAAATAGCCATTGATCTGGGAACGGCCAATACCATTATCATCAGCGGTGATAAAATTGTGGTGGACGAACCTTCGATTGTGGCATTGAATCGCAAGACAGACAAACTGGAAGCTATAGGCGAAAGAGCTCGTCAGATGCACGGTAAAACACACGATAACATTTATACGATCCGACCGCTGAGAGATGGTGTTATCGCTGACTTTAATGCTGCCGAGCAAATGATCAGGGGAATGATTAAGATGACCAATAATAAATCACGATTATTCACGCCTTCGCTGACCATGGTTGTTTGTATCCCATCCGGAAGTACCGAGGTTGAAATTCGTGCTGTTCGTGACTCATCAGAGCATGCCGGTGGACGTGAAGTTTACATGATTTATGAGCCGATGGCTGCAGCCCTTGGTATTGGTTTAGATGTTGAAGCTCCTGAAGGAAACATGGTGGTTGACATAGGTGGTGGTACTACCGAGATCGCAGTTATCTCACTGGGTGGTATTGTTACCAACAAATCGATCCGTATTGCGGGTGATGATTTAACAGCCGACATCATGGAATATATGCGTCGTCAGCATAATATTAAGGTTGGTGAACGTACTGCAGAAGAAATCAAAATTCAGGTTGGTTCTGCTCTTCCTGAGCTGGAAAATCCACCGGAAGATTTTATTGTGCAGGGTCCTAACCAGATGACAGCATTACCAATTGAAGTTCCTGTATCTTATCAGGAAATTTCGCACTGTCTGGAGAAATCTATTTCAAAAATCGAAACAGCTGTATTATCAGCATTGGAGCAAACACCTCCTGAGCTATACAGCGACATCGTAAAGAATGGTATTTTCCTTGCTGGTGGTGGTGCTCTTCTTCGAGGTTTAGACAAACGTTTATCGGATAAAATCAATATTCCTTTCCACATTGCTGAAGATCCGTTACATGCGGTAGCCCGTGGAACTGGTATTGCATTGAAAAACCGTCATAGGGTATTACCATACCTTATCAAATAA
- the mreC gene encoding rod shape-determining protein MreC yields MRSIIRFIIKNHFTILFILIELISLLFVINYNSYQRSVFLSSSNHVTGGLYESYSNSTEYLMLKQINNELAQENAYLRSRLPESFKASRDYFNLVFDSLSQQEYIYRAAKVINNSTNKRLNYLTLNKGRNHGLEAEMGVISSKGVVGIVKNISDNYSTVISILNTRLKISAKLKSSGYFGALEWNGGNYQFAHLKEIPRHANVNVGDLVVTSGYSSIFPSDILIGHVEEVNLNQGESFYDIKVKLSVDFKNLSYVEVIGHPLKKEQVELEQETEND; encoded by the coding sequence ATGAGAAGTATTATCCGTTTTATCATCAAGAATCATTTTACCATTCTTTTTATCCTTATAGAACTGATATCTCTTCTTTTTGTCATCAATTATAACTCATATCAACGATCCGTCTTTTTATCATCATCCAACCATGTAACCGGTGGATTATATGAAAGCTACAGCAACAGTACCGAATACCTGATGCTGAAACAGATCAATAATGAGTTGGCACAGGAGAATGCTTATCTCCGAAGCCGCTTACCCGAATCATTTAAGGCATCACGCGACTATTTTAACCTGGTATTCGATAGTCTTAGTCAGCAGGAATACATCTATCGTGCTGCCAAAGTAATTAACAACTCAACTAACAAACGACTTAACTACCTTACACTTAACAAAGGACGAAACCATGGTCTGGAAGCAGAAATGGGAGTCATCTCATCCAAGGGTGTGGTAGGCATTGTTAAAAATATTTCTGATAATTATTCCACCGTAATATCCATTCTTAATACGCGACTGAAAATTTCAGCCAAACTGAAATCATCGGGTTATTTTGGAGCATTGGAATGGAACGGAGGCAATTATCAGTTTGCGCATTTGAAAGAGATACCACGACATGCCAATGTAAATGTGGGCGATCTGGTGGTAACCAGTGGTTATTCATCCATCTTCCCCAGCGACATTTTAATAGGTCATGTGGAAGAAGTAAATCTTAATCAAGGAGAGAGTTTTTACGACATTAAAGTAAAACTTTCGGTTGATTTTAAGAACTTGTCGTACGTGGAGGTGATTGGCCACCCATTGAAAAAAGAACAAGTAGAACTGGAACAAGAGACAGAGAATGATTAG
- the mreD gene encoding rod shape-determining protein MreD, with the protein MISYLPRYIFNFFFLTLIQVLVLNNIQFSGFVNPYLYVLFIITLPFEIPGWLLLILAFLSGFSIDIFSNTLGMHASATVFMAFFRPTILRAFAPRDDYQSGTIPTMAFYGAAWFLRYALIMVLLHHVFLFFIEVFSITHFFSTLWRILASATFTMLLIFLTQLFGRGKTRGR; encoded by the coding sequence ATGATTAGTTATTTACCTAGATATATCTTCAATTTCTTTTTTCTGACACTGATTCAGGTGTTGGTGTTAAACAATATTCAGTTCAGTGGATTTGTTAATCCCTATCTCTATGTTCTGTTTATTATCACACTGCCTTTTGAAATACCCGGATGGCTTCTGCTGATTCTGGCATTTCTATCAGGCTTTAGTATTGATATTTTTAGTAATACACTAGGGATGCATGCATCCGCAACTGTATTTATGGCTTTTTTCCGACCAACGATTCTTCGAGCTTTTGCTCCGCGTGATGATTATCAGTCCGGCACCATTCCAACCATGGCATTTTACGGTGCTGCATGGTTCCTGCGCTATGCTTTAATAATGGTTCTACTTCATCATGTTTTCCTGTTTTTTATCGAAGTTTTCTCCATCACTCACTTCTTTTCGACTTTATGGAGAATTCTGGCCAGTGCGACCTTTACCATGTTATTAATCTTTCTTACGCAGTTATTTGGCCGCGGGAAAACAAGAGGGAGGTAA
- the mrdA gene encoding penicillin-binding protein 2 yields the protein MGGINNRTIVVASIMLAIGLLYIGKLFVLQVYDPSYKFSAESNTRRKVTQYPSRGLIYDRNGKLLVSNQAVYDVMVVPRELAAFDSIDFCESLDITIEDLREMFVEMRSNMRTRKISSYKPSVFYKQLSAEKFGRFQEKLYKFKGFFVQGRSVRKYEYPLAAHVLGYLGEVNQNQLDQDTYYEKGDYVGISGIELTYEKELRGTKGVNYVMVDVHGRSKGSFREGRYDTAAITGRNLTLSLDIELQEYAEKLMQNKIGSIVAIEPSSGEILTFVSAPGYDPSLLVGRSRGEGFSALASDSLKPLNNRALQGTYSPGSSFKLVNAAIAFQEGAINDYTRFECAGPSATPIRCTHHHRSPIETVGAIETSCNPFFYQAFKQTLERPGVKTHDGYVAWYNHVRSFGFGEKLGIDLPYEITGSVPSADFYDKLYNGRWIALTVRSLGIGQGELLVTPLQMANEAAVFANRGFYYSPHVVKAIENQSLAQNYTDRINTSIESQNLTSVIEGMSKVFSGEIGTARYYYNDTIPMCGKTGTVQNPFGEDHSVFIAFAPKDNPKIAISVIVENAGFGSTWAAPMATLLMEKYIAGEIPLRHKFYEKKMLEGDFIHAK from the coding sequence GTGGGAGGTATCAATAATCGAACAATAGTAGTAGCATCCATCATGCTTGCCATTGGCTTGCTTTACATTGGTAAATTATTTGTGCTACAGGTATACGATCCCTCATATAAATTTTCGGCCGAAAGTAATACCCGAAGAAAAGTTACTCAATATCCTTCGAGGGGTTTAATTTATGATCGTAACGGTAAATTACTGGTGTCCAATCAGGCCGTTTACGATGTGATGGTGGTACCTCGGGAGCTGGCAGCCTTCGACTCAATTGATTTCTGTGAATCACTGGATATCACCATTGAAGATCTGCGGGAGATGTTTGTGGAAATGAGATCCAATATGCGCACCAGAAAGATTTCAAGTTACAAACCATCCGTTTTTTATAAACAGCTCTCAGCAGAGAAATTCGGTCGCTTTCAGGAAAAATTATACAAATTCAAAGGATTCTTTGTTCAGGGGCGTTCGGTGCGTAAGTACGAATATCCTTTGGCTGCCCATGTACTCGGATATCTGGGTGAAGTAAACCAGAATCAACTGGATCAGGATACCTACTACGAAAAAGGTGATTATGTTGGAATAAGCGGAATTGAATTAACCTATGAAAAAGAATTAAGAGGAACAAAAGGTGTCAACTATGTAATGGTTGACGTTCATGGTCGCTCAAAAGGCTCTTTCAGAGAAGGTCGGTATGATACTGCTGCCATTACTGGCCGTAATCTCACTTTATCGCTGGATATTGAATTACAGGAATATGCCGAAAAGTTAATGCAAAATAAGATTGGCAGTATTGTTGCCATTGAGCCTTCTTCCGGTGAGATATTGACTTTTGTTTCGGCTCCAGGTTACGATCCTTCCCTTTTGGTTGGCCGAAGTCGTGGCGAAGGTTTTTCCGCACTTGCTTCTGATTCTCTTAAGCCTTTAAATAACCGTGCTTTGCAGGGTACTTATTCACCTGGATCATCCTTTAAGCTGGTAAATGCTGCCATTGCTTTTCAGGAAGGAGCCATTAACGATTATACCCGATTTGAATGTGCAGGACCATCTGCAACACCAATCCGCTGTACGCACCATCACCGTTCTCCCATCGAAACAGTTGGAGCCATTGAAACTTCATGTAATCCATTTTTCTATCAGGCCTTTAAGCAAACCTTGGAACGACCCGGTGTTAAAACGCACGACGGTTATGTTGCCTGGTATAATCATGTTCGCAGTTTTGGCTTTGGCGAAAAATTGGGAATTGATCTTCCATATGAGATAACCGGAAGTGTACCATCTGCGGATTTCTACGATAAATTATACAATGGCAGATGGATAGCGCTTACTGTTCGTTCATTAGGTATCGGGCAAGGTGAACTCTTGGTTACTCCTTTGCAAATGGCAAACGAGGCAGCGGTGTTCGCCAACCGGGGATTTTATTATAGTCCACACGTTGTAAAAGCAATCGAAAATCAGTCACTGGCTCAGAATTATACCGATCGAATAAACACCTCGATAGAATCTCAAAATCTTACTTCTGTTATTGAAGGAATGTCGAAAGTATTTAGTGGTGAGATTGGAACAGCCAGATATTATTATAATGATACCATCCCGATGTGTGGAAAAACCGGAACAGTTCAAAACCCATTTGGTGAGGACCACTCCGTATTTATTGCATTTGCCCCAAAGGATAATCCTAAAATTGCCATTAGTGTAATTGTTGAAAATGCGGGATTTGGAAGTACATGGGCTGCACCCATGGCAACGCTACTAATGGAGAAGTATATTGCAGGAGAAATTCCTTTGCGCCATAAGTTTTACGAGAAAAAAATGTTGGAAGGAGATTTTATACATGCCAAATAG
- the rodA gene encoding rod shape-determining protein RodA, with the protein MPNSQTKKIDWVVVLLYALLVGFGWLNIYAANFNPENPVFFDTKFEYFKQLMWIGFSLFFIGVILITDSKFYVEFSYIFYGITIFLLILVLLLGKEVNGAKSWFEIGSVRFQPVELCKLSTTLAVARAISRYGFSFDKVSDLLKVAGIILLPMLIIILQNDTGSALVFAVFILVFYREGLSPYFLVFGLIAAIVTTLTLMVPNSTIIGLIAFGVFAMLYLKGMRNELIKPVLIVLISFGLGYLLRRILEKDWHTELILLPGLLGASIFLLATSFVKRRLKKLPVYILILWSAIILTLSADYFFESVLSEYQRTRINVVLGLESDPLGAGWNLTQSKIAIGSGGIMGKGFLEGTQTKFDFVPEQSTDFIFCTVGEEWGFVGSITVVILFMALFLRLIYLAEQQHSTFSRVYGYGVAAIFFFHFAINMGMTIGLAPVIGIPLPFFSYGGSSLWGFTLLLFVFLKLDTNRNELIR; encoded by the coding sequence ATGCCAAATAGTCAAACTAAGAAAATAGATTGGGTAGTAGTGTTACTTTATGCACTATTGGTGGGTTTTGGATGGCTAAATATTTATGCCGCCAATTTCAACCCTGAGAATCCTGTATTTTTCGACACAAAGTTTGAGTATTTTAAACAATTAATGTGGATTGGATTTTCACTGTTTTTTATTGGAGTCATCTTAATAACTGACAGTAAGTTTTATGTAGAGTTCTCTTACATTTTTTATGGTATCACCATTTTCTTACTCATTTTGGTACTATTATTAGGTAAGGAAGTCAACGGAGCTAAATCATGGTTTGAAATCGGCTCTGTTCGTTTTCAACCGGTTGAATTATGTAAGCTATCCACTACATTGGCTGTTGCCAGGGCAATTAGTCGCTATGGGTTTTCTTTCGATAAGGTAAGTGATCTATTAAAGGTTGCGGGGATCATATTACTTCCAATGCTCATTATCATCTTACAAAATGATACCGGTTCAGCTCTTGTTTTTGCAGTCTTTATCCTTGTTTTTTACCGTGAAGGACTATCACCTTACTTTCTAGTTTTTGGACTGATAGCGGCAATAGTTACAACCCTTACTTTAATGGTACCCAATTCAACAATCATTGGACTGATTGCCTTTGGGGTATTTGCTATGCTATACTTAAAAGGCATGCGCAACGAACTTATCAAACCTGTTTTAATAGTTCTTATTTCATTTGGTTTGGGTTATTTATTAAGACGAATTCTTGAAAAAGACTGGCACACTGAATTAATTCTTCTGCCCGGATTATTAGGTGCATCCATCTTTTTATTAGCTACCTCATTTGTAAAAAGACGCCTGAAGAAACTGCCAGTTTACATCCTTATTTTATGGAGTGCAATTATATTAACCTTATCAGCCGATTATTTTTTCGAATCGGTACTTTCAGAATATCAGCGAACCCGTATTAATGTAGTTCTTGGTTTGGAATCAGATCCTTTAGGTGCCGGTTGGAATTTAACTCAGTCGAAAATCGCAATTGGCTCAGGTGGCATTATGGGCAAAGGATTTTTAGAAGGTACTCAAACCAAATTTGACTTTGTGCCGGAGCAATCAACTGACTTTATCTTCTGTACAGTTGGTGAGGAATGGGGATTTGTTGGATCTATAACAGTAGTTATATTGTTTATGGCTTTATTTCTTCGTCTTATCTATCTGGCCGAACAACAACACTCAACATTTAGCCGGGTATATGGCTATGGTGTTGCAGCCATCTTTTTCTTTCATTTTGCCATTAATATGGGCATGACTATAGGGTTAGCTCCTGTTATTGGTATTCCATTACCATTTTTTAGTTATGGTGGGTCTTCATTATGGGGCTTTACTTTGCTCTTGTTTGTATTTTTAAAGCTTGACACTAACCGTAACGAATTGATACGTTAA
- a CDS encoding lysine 2,3-aminomutase, with amino-acid sequence MRYQIYALHNYRQIPQIDKLSEEDKFNIEVVGSVLPFKTNNYVVDELIDWDNYKEDPIFILNFPQKNMLDEADFNHMAKLIRSNADKATIKEEANKIREKLNPHPAGQLEYNVPELNGVKLTGVQHKYNETMLFFPAQGQTCHAYCTFCFRWPQFTNMDEMKFAMKEIESVIAYLKEHTEITDVLITGGDPMVMKGKIIDHYLTSLIEANIPHLRNIRIGSKTLGFWPYRYLTDEDAEVVLNAFKKVTDAGLSLAFMAHFNHYRELETETVQKAIKKIRATGAQIRTQSPLLNNINAKPEIWSTMWQKQVQLGLIPYYMFIARDTGAQKYFGVTLADAWEIFQKAYTSVSGICRTVRGPSMSCTPGKVRIIGITEVKGEKSFVLEFIQGRNSDWAARPFFAKYNTKALWMDDLQPAFNQEEFFFEEELSGMFLG; translated from the coding sequence ATGAGGTATCAAATTTATGCGCTGCATAATTATCGACAAATTCCACAAATTGATAAACTTTCTGAAGAGGATAAGTTTAACATTGAAGTAGTTGGATCTGTTCTTCCTTTCAAAACAAACAATTATGTTGTTGACGAATTGATAGATTGGGATAACTATAAGGAAGACCCAATATTCATCTTAAACTTCCCTCAAAAAAACATGTTGGATGAAGCGGATTTCAACCACATGGCAAAGCTTATTAGAAGCAATGCCGATAAAGCAACCATAAAGGAAGAAGCAAACAAAATAAGAGAAAAACTAAACCCTCACCCCGCAGGACAGCTGGAATACAATGTTCCTGAACTGAATGGTGTAAAACTAACTGGCGTTCAACACAAATACAACGAAACCATGCTGTTTTTCCCTGCCCAGGGACAAACCTGTCATGCTTATTGTACCTTCTGTTTTCGTTGGCCTCAATTTACCAACATGGACGAAATGAAGTTTGCCATGAAGGAAATTGAATCTGTAATAGCCTACTTAAAGGAACATACTGAGATAACCGATGTTTTGATTACCGGCGGAGATCCAATGGTGATGAAAGGTAAGATCATCGACCATTACCTGACTTCCCTTATCGAAGCCAATATACCTCATTTACGAAATATTCGCATTGGATCTAAAACTCTTGGTTTCTGGCCATATCGTTATCTTACCGATGAAGATGCTGAAGTAGTTTTAAATGCATTTAAAAAAGTTACTGACGCAGGTCTCTCACTTGCTTTTATGGCTCATTTCAATCACTACCGCGAGTTGGAAACTGAAACAGTTCAGAAAGCAATTAAAAAAATCAGGGCTACCGGTGCACAAATAAGAACTCAATCACCTTTATTAAATAATATCAATGCAAAGCCTGAGATCTGGTCTACCATGTGGCAAAAACAGGTTCAGCTGGGCTTAATTCCATATTACATGTTTATCGCACGTGATACAGGTGCACAAAAATATTTTGGTGTAACACTGGCTGATGCGTGGGAGATTTTCCAGAAGGCTTATACCAGTGTTAGTGGCATATGCCGTACGGTTCGAGGCCCAAGCATGTCTTGTACTCCCGGCAAAGTCCGAATTATTGGTATAACCGAGGTGAAAGGTGAAAAAAGCTTTGTTCTGGAGTTTATTCAGGGCAGAAACAGCGATTGGGCTGCACGTCCTTTTTTCGCAAAATATAATACCAAAGCTCTTTGGATGGATGATCTTCAACCAGCCTTTAATCAGGAAGAATTCTTTTTTGAAGAAGAACTTTCAGGTATGTTTTTAGGATAA
- a CDS encoding pentapeptide repeat-containing protein — MIRAYFEEEEFSGIEFTDETFTKGEYENCEFINCRLSTLDLSNFTFVDCQFQNCDLSTSKLNNTAFSNVRFKNCKLLGLQFDQCHSYMFSVQFEDCQLNLASFYQRKMKKTVFRNCQLSEVDFSETDLSNSIFKECNLEGTIFDHTNLEKCDLSSSYGFIIDPDNNKLKKALFSLRGLPGLLSKYDLKIED; from the coding sequence ATGATTAGAGCATATTTTGAAGAAGAAGAATTTTCAGGAATTGAATTTACCGATGAGACTTTTACAAAAGGTGAATATGAAAATTGCGAATTCATTAATTGTCGTCTTTCTACATTGGACCTTTCAAATTTCACATTTGTTGATTGTCAGTTTCAAAATTGTGATCTGAGCACATCTAAACTGAATAATACCGCGTTTAGTAATGTTCGTTTCAAAAATTGCAAACTGCTGGGTTTACAATTTGATCAATGTCATTCATATATGTTCTCTGTTCAATTCGAAGATTGTCAACTCAATCTTGCTTCTTTCTATCAACGTAAAATGAAAAAAACAGTATTCAGAAACTGTCAGCTTTCAGAAGTTGATTTTTCCGAAACAGACCTTTCAAATTCTATCTTTAAGGAATGTAATTTAGAAGGTACAATATTTGACCATACAAACCTTGAAAAATGCGATCTTTCATCTTCCTATGGATTTATTATCGATCCGGATAATAACAAGCTTAAAAAGGCTCTTTTTTCACTAAGAGGGTTACCTGGTTTGCTGAGTAAATACGATTTAAAAATTGAAGATTAA
- a CDS encoding acylphosphatase, whose amino-acid sequence MEDGNMKRVKVIVGGRVQGVGFRYYVANGAKQHSIRGYVQNLSDGRVEIDAEGESENLHLFLNECKKGPNFSRVDTFLISNIPFYGFDRFRIK is encoded by the coding sequence ATGGAGGACGGAAATATGAAACGCGTTAAAGTGATTGTTGGTGGAAGGGTTCAGGGAGTAGGTTTCAGATATTATGTAGCCAATGGTGCAAAACAGCACAGTATTAGAGGCTATGTTCAAAATCTGTCGGATGGCAGAGTTGAAATAGATGCGGAAGGAGAAAGCGAAAATCTTCACCTTTTTTTGAATGAATGCAAGAAAGGTCCTAACTTTTCAAGGGTCGACACTTTTCTTATCAGTAATATTCCGTTTTATGGCTTTGATCGGTTTAGAATAAAATAA
- a CDS encoding RNA polymerase sigma factor: MNVKEFNQAVDLYSDGVYRFVLKNIKDEDKAKDIVQDTYEKLWKKHSEVNYEKVKSYLFSTAYHTLIDLTRREKKQARWEEVDDNRHSFSDGYSDLNEVLHQAVDRLPDIQKMVVMLRDYEGYSYKEIGDLTKLTESQVKVYIFRARKFLKDYIGKMEVVV; encoded by the coding sequence ATGAATGTTAAAGAATTTAATCAGGCTGTAGATTTATACTCCGACGGAGTCTATCGCTTTGTTCTCAAGAATATAAAAGATGAGGACAAAGCAAAAGACATTGTGCAGGATACCTACGAGAAATTATGGAAAAAACACTCGGAGGTAAATTATGAAAAAGTTAAAAGTTATCTTTTTTCAACAGCCTATCATACATTAATTGACCTTACCCGACGAGAAAAAAAACAAGCCCGATGGGAAGAAGTAGACGATAACAGACATTCTTTTTCTGACGGCTACAGCGATTTAAACGAGGTACTGCATCAGGCAGTTGACCGTTTACCTGATATACAAAAGATGGTTGTGATGCTCCGCGATTACGAGGGATATTCCTACAAGGAAATAGGAGACTTAACCAAACTAACTGAATCGCAGGTGAAAGTCTATATTTTCAGAGCACGTAAGTTTCTGAAGGATTATATTGGAAAAATGGAAGTTGTGGTTTAA
- a CDS encoding DUF4834 family protein, whose protein sequence is MIVGLIRTIFYIVVFYYLFKFIGQLVMPFFLKKGFERMQKQQDNAANSFCQEAKRKEGTVTIQKNTNSKTDSHIEDNQGEYVDFEDVK, encoded by the coding sequence ATGATTGTAGGCCTTATTAGAACCATTTTCTATATTGTAGTATTCTATTATTTATTCAAGTTTATTGGACAGTTGGTTATGCCTTTTTTTCTGAAAAAGGGTTTTGAACGAATGCAGAAACAGCAGGATAATGCTGCAAATAGTTTCTGCCAAGAAGCAAAAAGAAAAGAAGGTACAGTTACTATTCAGAAAAACACAAACTCCAAAACAGATTCACATATTGAAGATAATCAGGGTGAATATGTGGATTTTGAGGATGTAAAATAG